One genomic segment of Streptomyces niveus includes these proteins:
- a CDS encoding NADH-quinone oxidoreductase subunit J gives MTPLAADHGFLSPTGVEIAFLLVGLVTLGAAVITVTTKQLVHAALWLVVALGGLAVEYLLLTAEFIAWVQVLIYIGSVVVLLLFGLMLTKAPIGRSPDADSEHRGVALAVAVAAAAALVWVVVDAFRTTWIDLDGPAQGSTGVTGQFLFRHWVLPFEALSVLLLAALIGAIVLSRKSEAARGKEQR, from the coding sequence GTGACCCCCCTCGCGGCCGACCACGGCTTCCTCTCCCCGACCGGCGTCGAGATCGCCTTTCTCCTCGTCGGTCTCGTCACCCTCGGCGCGGCCGTCATCACCGTCACCACCAAGCAACTGGTGCACGCCGCGCTCTGGCTCGTCGTGGCGCTCGGCGGCCTGGCCGTCGAATACCTACTCCTGACGGCCGAGTTCATCGCCTGGGTGCAGGTCCTGATCTACATCGGTTCCGTCGTCGTCCTCCTTCTCTTCGGGCTGATGCTGACGAAGGCGCCCATCGGCCGTTCCCCGGACGCGGACTCCGAGCACCGGGGCGTCGCGCTCGCGGTGGCCGTCGCCGCTGCCGCCGCGCTGGTCTGGGTGGTCGTCGACGCGTTCCGTACGACCTGGATCGACCTCGACGGCCCCGCCCAGGGGTCCACCGGGGTCACCGGCCAGTTCCTCTTCCGGCACTGGGTGCTGCCCTTCGAAGCGCTCTCCGTCCTGCTGCTCGCCGCGCTCATCGGCGCGATCGTCCTGTCCCGCAAGAGCGAGGC
- a CDS encoding NADH-quinone oxidoreductase subunit C, translated as MTSATSATSDAYDRLPDGVAEIFGADATAERAYDLLTVDVPAAAWLTALETARDGLGCTYFDWLSAVDEPGTGFRVSAHVASVEPRAVRRLLIRTTVPHEAAVLPTALGVYAGAGWHERETYEMFGITFTDHPNLVHLLLPETFEGHPLRKDFVLAARVAKAWPGAKEPGESAPGHTGPKRRQMLPPGVPDPNEWGPLKGQLPPAPARPARTPRAASDRPPRRTRSVTEGSATQQPPPAAPWHAPRPAFEEPPQEPKNEPTSRHPKPPAPESAPEAGPDPEGAPAPEAEPESAPDAGAEPAPDGGPVADPASGPDTGPGDSPRPDRPGGDA; from the coding sequence AGATCTTCGGCGCGGACGCCACGGCGGAGCGCGCGTACGACCTCCTGACGGTCGACGTCCCCGCCGCCGCCTGGCTGACCGCGCTCGAAACGGCCCGTGACGGGCTGGGATGCACCTACTTCGACTGGCTGAGCGCGGTCGACGAGCCGGGCACCGGCTTCCGTGTCAGCGCGCACGTGGCGTCGGTCGAACCCCGGGCCGTACGGCGCCTGTTGATCCGTACGACGGTCCCGCACGAGGCCGCGGTGCTGCCGACCGCCCTCGGGGTCTACGCGGGCGCGGGGTGGCACGAGCGCGAGACGTACGAGATGTTCGGCATCACCTTCACCGACCACCCCAACCTGGTGCACCTGCTGCTGCCCGAGACCTTCGAAGGGCACCCGCTGCGCAAGGACTTCGTCCTCGCGGCGCGGGTCGCGAAGGCGTGGCCGGGCGCGAAGGAGCCGGGCGAGTCCGCGCCGGGCCACACGGGCCCCAAGCGCCGCCAGATGCTGCCGCCGGGCGTACCGGACCCGAACGAATGGGGCCCGCTCAAGGGCCAACTGCCCCCGGCCCCGGCCCGCCCGGCCCGCACCCCGCGCGCAGCCTCCGACCGCCCCCCGCGCCGCACCCGCAGCGTCACGGAGGGCTCCGCGACCCAACAACCCCCGCCCGCGGCCCCGTGGCACGCCCCACGCCCGGCATTCGAAGAGCCTCCACAGGAACCGAAGAACGAGCCGACCTCACGCCATCCCAAGCCGCCTGCGCCCGAGTCGGCACCGGAAGCCGGACCGGATCCCGAGGGCGCCCCGGCGCCGGAGGCGGAGCCCGAGTCGGCGCCGGACGCCGGCGCCGAGCCCGCGCCGGACGGCGGGCCCGTGGCCGACCCCGCCAGTGGCCCCGACACCGGCCCCGGCGACAGCCCCCGCCCCGACCGACCCGGAGGAGACGCGTGA
- a CDS encoding complex I subunit 1/NuoH family protein, protein MNDVLDVAIRLVIVFAAFLVLPLVVGQTEHKVMAHMQGRLGPMYVGGFHGWAQLVADGVKFAQKEDIVPAAADRRIFQLAPAVALLPYLLVLVVIPIGPQEGAVGEVVDAGIFFVLAVMGVGVLGSLMAGWASANKFSLLGGLRTAAQLLAYELPMLLTAASVAMAAGTVSLPGILNAFEWWWVPWQIVGALVFFVAGLAELQRPPFDMPVADSEIIFGAYTEYTGLRFALFLLAEYAGIVVLCGLTTVLFLGGWHSPFGGDGLGWLWTLLKTFLLAFVVIWLRVSYPRLREDQLQKLAWTVLIPLALAQIALTGIVKVVIQ, encoded by the coding sequence GTGAACGACGTGCTCGACGTCGCCATTCGGCTGGTCATCGTCTTCGCCGCATTCCTCGTTCTTCCCCTTGTCGTCGGGCAGACCGAGCACAAGGTCATGGCCCATATGCAGGGCCGCCTCGGGCCCATGTACGTCGGTGGGTTCCACGGGTGGGCACAACTCGTCGCCGACGGAGTGAAGTTCGCGCAGAAGGAAGACATCGTCCCGGCCGCCGCCGACCGGCGGATCTTTCAGCTCGCCCCGGCCGTCGCCCTGCTGCCCTACCTCCTCGTACTGGTCGTGATCCCGATCGGCCCCCAGGAGGGCGCCGTCGGCGAGGTCGTCGACGCGGGCATCTTCTTCGTGCTCGCCGTGATGGGCGTCGGCGTCCTCGGCTCGCTCATGGCCGGCTGGGCGTCGGCCAACAAGTTCTCCCTGCTCGGCGGACTTCGCACCGCCGCCCAACTGCTCGCGTACGAGCTGCCGATGCTGCTCACCGCCGCGTCCGTCGCGATGGCCGCCGGCACCGTCTCACTGCCCGGCATCCTCAACGCCTTCGAGTGGTGGTGGGTGCCCTGGCAGATCGTCGGCGCCCTCGTCTTCTTCGTCGCCGGCCTCGCCGAACTCCAGCGCCCTCCCTTCGACATGCCGGTCGCCGACTCCGAGATCATCTTCGGCGCGTACACCGAGTACACGGGCCTGCGCTTCGCGCTGTTCCTGCTCGCCGAGTACGCCGGCATCGTCGTCCTCTGCGGACTGACCACCGTCCTGTTCCTCGGCGGCTGGCACAGCCCGTTCGGCGGCGACGGCCTCGGCTGGCTCTGGACCCTCCTCAAGACGTTCCTCCTCGCCTTCGTCGTCATCTGGCTGCGCGTCAGCTATCCGCGGCTCCGTGAGGACCAGCTCCAGAAGCTCGCCTGGACCGTGCTCATCCCGCTCGCCCTCGCCCAGATCGCCCTCACCGGCATCGTCAAGGTGGTGATCCAGTAA
- a CDS encoding NuoI/complex I 23 kDa subunit family protein, translated as MPPIPGSGLAKGLAVTLRTMTRKSVTARYPDTQPELPPRSRGVIGLFEENCTVCMLCARECPDWCIYIDSHKETLPAAAPGGRERSRNVLDRFAIDFSLCMYCGICIEVCPFDALFWSPEFEYAETDILELTHERDKLREWMWTVPAPPALDPRAEEPKEIGAARKTADKLAAAEAAEAAEAAATQEPEAGE; from the coding sequence GTGCCTCCGATCCCCGGCAGCGGCCTGGCCAAGGGGCTGGCCGTCACGCTTCGTACGATGACCAGGAAGTCCGTCACCGCGCGGTACCCGGACACCCAGCCCGAACTCCCGCCCCGCAGCCGGGGCGTGATCGGACTGTTCGAGGAGAACTGCACGGTCTGCATGCTCTGCGCCCGTGAGTGCCCCGACTGGTGCATCTACATCGACTCCCACAAGGAGACGCTCCCCGCCGCCGCCCCCGGCGGCCGTGAGCGCAGCCGCAACGTCCTCGACCGGTTCGCCATCGACTTCTCGCTCTGCATGTACTGCGGTATCTGCATCGAGGTCTGCCCCTTCGACGCGCTCTTCTGGTCACCGGAGTTCGAGTACGCGGAGACGGACATCCTCGAACTCACCCATGAGCGCGACAAACTCCGCGAATGGATGTGGACCGTGCCGGCGCCGCCCGCCCTCGACCCGCGTGCCGAGGAGCCGAAGGAGATCGGCGCCGCCCGCAAGACGGCCGACAAGCTCGCGGCGGCCGAAGCGGCGGAAGCCGCGGAAGCCGCAGCCACCCAGGAGCCGGAGGCCGGCGAGTGA